In one Brevibacillus choshinensis genomic region, the following are encoded:
- a CDS encoding NAD(P)/FAD-dependent oxidoreductase, which produces MEVITCVVVGAGYAGIHAVDEIRKTLSDRPVRMIVIDHRPHHLRKVLLFKPAVTQTDVTIPLNKIFPEGVEFVQGTVTTVNGNERIVEYKDKEGNEQVLGYDILVLAVGSEIRQAQPEQGGIALTDVKAAETVREQWLANMRQAMREKNQQERQRLLTLVVAGAGISGIEMSAEFAYAMRVEATKLGIDPNEIKVYLVNAANRLFMEGPVKMAQKLEQKLSEGGVSVLHGQKVLHEEAGTVTLSTGRTLPVGLCVWSLGLTPNPLLRKMGLPVTTKGQVEVDSSYRVIGTTGVYSIGDCARVVDATTGRQDHMTCKEATGQAARLGQIVRADLDGTPAPAHKSYIDFYCIGLGPEKGIVWTRKWGLDIILTGKLGWKLREFTWNIASMIK; this is translated from the coding sequence ATGGAAGTGATTACGTGTGTCGTCGTGGGTGCAGGCTACGCGGGAATTCATGCGGTCGATGAGATCCGCAAGACCTTGAGCGATCGACCGGTTCGCATGATTGTCATCGATCATAGGCCCCATCACCTTCGCAAAGTATTGTTATTCAAACCAGCTGTGACCCAAACGGATGTGACCATACCTTTGAATAAAATCTTTCCGGAAGGTGTGGAATTTGTGCAAGGTACAGTCACGACGGTAAACGGGAACGAAAGGATCGTTGAATATAAGGACAAGGAAGGAAACGAGCAGGTCCTGGGTTACGACATTTTGGTTCTGGCTGTGGGGAGTGAGATTCGCCAAGCCCAACCGGAGCAAGGGGGTATCGCCCTGACAGATGTAAAGGCCGCCGAGACTGTTCGCGAGCAATGGTTGGCAAATATGCGACAAGCGATGCGGGAAAAGAATCAGCAGGAGCGGCAACGGTTGCTGACGCTGGTTGTGGCAGGTGCAGGCATCAGCGGCATCGAGATGTCTGCCGAATTCGCCTATGCGATGCGAGTTGAAGCGACGAAGCTAGGGATCGATCCGAATGAGATCAAAGTCTACTTGGTAAATGCAGCAAATCGCCTGTTTATGGAAGGGCCTGTCAAGATGGCGCAAAAGCTCGAACAAAAGCTAAGCGAGGGAGGTGTGAGTGTGCTGCATGGACAAAAAGTACTTCATGAGGAAGCAGGGACGGTGACTCTTTCTACGGGTCGCACCTTGCCAGTCGGGCTATGCGTGTGGTCGCTCGGACTTACCCCCAATCCACTCCTGCGCAAGATGGGCTTGCCAGTCACGACCAAAGGACAGGTGGAGGTGGATTCGTCTTATCGTGTCATCGGGACTACGGGAGTTTACAGTATTGGAGATTGTGCCCGTGTCGTGGACGCTACAACCGGGAGGCAGGATCACATGACATGCAAAGAGGCGACCGGACAGGCGGCTCGATTGGGTCAGATTGTGCGAGCTGATTTGGATGGCACACCTGCTCCTGCCCATAAGAGCTATATAGACTTTTATTGTATAGGTCTCGGACCAGAGAAGGGGATCGTTTGGACGCGAAAGTGGGGGCTGGACATCATTTTGACCGGAAAGCTGGGATGGAAGCTCCGGGAGTTTACCTGGAATATTGCCAGTATGATAAAATGA
- a CDS encoding glycine betaine ABC transporter substrate-binding protein — MKKGTTIKGLAVALGLSMLMAGCGSNNAPQEGNQPPGGTESAQGSVGAQVDHKIIGIDPGAGLMKATDKAMKDYGLSDWELVEGSSAAMTAALTQAYKDKKPIIVTGWTPHWMFSKFEMKYLEDPKGSYGKDEQIHTIVRKGLKEDQPSAYAFLDKFEWKPADMEKVMLEIADGKKPEDAAADWVKNNEETVNKWVEGIQPAEGKKLTLAYVAWDSEIASTNVVKTVLEQKLKYKVELSQVEAGPMWVGVSNGDVDGMVAAWLPTTHADYFKKLGSNVEDLGPNLTGTKLGLAVPSYMDIKSIEDLKK; from the coding sequence ATGAAAAAAGGAACTACGATCAAGGGGTTAGCAGTCGCATTGGGTCTTAGCATGCTGATGGCAGGGTGCGGAAGTAATAATGCACCACAGGAGGGCAATCAACCTCCTGGTGGCACCGAGTCTGCACAAGGTAGCGTAGGTGCGCAGGTCGACCACAAGATCATCGGGATTGACCCCGGTGCCGGATTGATGAAAGCAACCGACAAAGCGATGAAAGATTATGGTCTAAGTGATTGGGAGCTGGTCGAAGGCTCCAGTGCAGCCATGACAGCCGCTCTGACCCAAGCCTACAAAGACAAGAAGCCAATTATCGTAACAGGATGGACACCACACTGGATGTTTTCCAAATTTGAAATGAAGTACCTCGAAGATCCAAAAGGCTCTTACGGTAAAGATGAACAGATTCATACCATCGTGCGCAAAGGCTTGAAAGAGGATCAGCCGAGTGCGTATGCTTTCCTCGATAAGTTCGAGTGGAAGCCAGCTGACATGGAAAAAGTCATGCTAGAGATCGCAGATGGCAAAAAGCCAGAAGATGCAGCTGCGGACTGGGTGAAAAACAATGAAGAAACGGTCAACAAGTGGGTCGAAGGTATTCAGCCTGCAGAAGGCAAAAAATTGACGCTCGCTTATGTAGCTTGGGATTCTGAGATTGCTAGCACAAACGTCGTGAAAACTGTCCTGGAGCAAAAGCTGAAATATAAAGTGGAACTGAGCCAAGTGGAAGCAGGCCCGATGTGGGTGGGTGTCTCCAATGGTGACGTGGACGGCATGGTAGCGGCTTGGTTGCCGACGACGCATGCAGACTACTTCAAAAAATTGGGTTCGAATGTAGAAGACCTCGGTCCAAACCTGACAGGTACCAAGCTGGGACTGGCGGTTCCTTCTTATATGGACATCAAGTCCATTGAAGACCTGAAGAAGTAA
- a CDS encoding ABC transporter permease: protein MSQLFPKLPLDEWVEVIVDGLDKNLGFVFDLISTAIGGTVDLFNAILTGLPFWLVIILFTLIAYRAGRWTMALFTFIGLLLIQNLGYWEHSMETLALVLTAALISIVVGIPVGIWCAKNESVQKVVTPLLDFMQTMPAFVYLIPAIFFFGLGKVPGVIASVIFAMPPTIRLTNLGIRQVPADLIEASDAFGSTYWQKLTKVQLPIAKTTMMAGINQSIMLALSMVVIASMIGAKGLGADVYRAVTQINIGQGFEAGLAIVIMAILLDRITQGVGKRKNA, encoded by the coding sequence ATGAGTCAACTTTTTCCAAAGCTGCCCCTCGATGAGTGGGTAGAGGTCATCGTAGATGGACTGGATAAGAATTTAGGTTTTGTGTTTGATCTCATTTCCACAGCTATCGGTGGAACCGTTGATCTGTTTAATGCGATCTTGACCGGATTGCCGTTTTGGCTGGTCATTATTTTGTTCACGCTGATTGCTTATCGAGCAGGAAGATGGACGATGGCTCTTTTTACCTTCATTGGATTATTGCTGATTCAGAATCTGGGTTATTGGGAGCATTCTATGGAGACCCTTGCGCTGGTGTTGACCGCAGCCTTGATTTCCATCGTCGTCGGGATTCCGGTTGGGATCTGGTGTGCCAAGAATGAATCAGTACAAAAAGTCGTCACACCGCTGCTCGACTTTATGCAGACCATGCCTGCCTTTGTGTACTTGATTCCGGCGATCTTTTTCTTTGGACTGGGGAAGGTGCCCGGTGTGATCGCCTCTGTCATTTTTGCGATGCCGCCGACGATTCGTTTGACCAATCTGGGGATTCGCCAAGTCCCTGCTGATTTGATTGAGGCTTCCGATGCTTTCGGATCGACCTACTGGCAAAAGCTGACCAAAGTACAGCTGCCGATTGCGAAAACTACGATGATGGCGGGGATCAACCAGAGTATCATGCTGGCACTGTCCATGGTCGTCATCGCCTCGATGATTGGGGCAAAAGGATTGGGTGCAGACGTCTATCGTGCCGTTACCCAGATCAATATCGGGCAAGGCTTTGAGGCAGGTCTCGCGATTGTGATCATGGCGATTTTGCTGGACCGCATCACGCAGGGTGTAGGAAAGAGAAAAAACGCGTAG
- a CDS encoding quaternary amine ABC transporter ATP-binding protein, whose product MPKIKVENLTKVFGRQPHRALPFVKQGKTKTEILKETGLTLGVNQASFEVNAGEIFVIMGLSGSGKSTLVRLLNRLIEPTEGQILIDGTDIVSMNTEQLQQVRRKKLGMVFQKFALFPHRTVLDNAAYGLEIQNIPKSEREQRAKEALALVGLSGWEQSYPDQLSGGMQQRVGLARAMANDPDVLLMDEAFSALDPLIRKDMQDELLELQSTMQRTIIFITHDLDEALKIGDRIALMKDGAIVQIGTPEEIMTNPANEYVERFVEDVDRSKVLAAEHVMKRAETVTLDRGPRVALQLMRDRGVSSLYVVDRKKTLLGVLTADAVNDAKQNGKTLEEVLRTEVPKVGPNTLLNELFDLVAFSDIPVAVTGEHDRLLGVLVKGAVLGGLAGKVNQESALPTEEEGQVNA is encoded by the coding sequence ATGCCCAAAATTAAAGTAGAAAACTTGACGAAGGTCTTTGGACGCCAGCCTCATCGCGCTTTACCTTTTGTGAAGCAGGGGAAGACCAAGACAGAGATTTTAAAGGAAACTGGTCTGACTCTCGGGGTGAACCAAGCAAGCTTTGAGGTGAACGCAGGCGAGATTTTTGTCATCATGGGTCTCTCAGGTAGCGGTAAATCCACGTTGGTTCGATTGCTGAACCGATTGATCGAGCCGACGGAAGGTCAAATTCTCATTGACGGTACGGATATCGTCAGTATGAATACCGAGCAGCTGCAACAAGTGAGAAGAAAAAAATTAGGAATGGTCTTTCAGAAGTTCGCGCTTTTTCCACACAGAACGGTGCTGGATAACGCTGCGTACGGCTTGGAAATACAAAATATACCGAAGAGCGAACGCGAGCAGCGAGCCAAGGAAGCGTTGGCCCTGGTCGGACTCAGCGGATGGGAACAGAGCTATCCTGATCAGTTGAGCGGTGGGATGCAGCAGCGTGTCGGTCTGGCCCGCGCGATGGCGAACGACCCCGATGTGCTGTTGATGGATGAGGCCTTTAGCGCACTCGATCCGCTGATTCGCAAAGACATGCAGGATGAGCTTTTGGAATTACAGAGCACGATGCAGCGAACCATCATCTTTATTACGCATGACCTGGACGAAGCGCTGAAGATCGGGGATCGGATCGCTTTGATGAAAGATGGGGCGATTGTGCAGATCGGCACCCCTGAAGAAATCATGACGAATCCGGCCAATGAATATGTAGAACGATTCGTGGAAGATGTCGACCGCTCGAAAGTCTTGGCGGCTGAGCACGTCATGAAGCGGGCAGAGACGGTTACGCTGGATCGAGGTCCGCGCGTCGCCTTGCAATTGATGCGAGATCGTGGTGTGTCCAGCTTGTATGTCGTTGACAGGAAAAAGACACTACTCGGAGTACTGACCGCCGATGCAGTCAATGACGCCAAACAAAATGGCAAGACGCTGGAAGAAGTGCTGCGGACAGAAGTGCCAAAGGTAGGGCCAAATACGCTGCTAAACGAGCTGTTTGATCTCGTGGCGTTTTCAGATATTCCGGTAGCGGTCACGGGTGAGCATGATCGGTTGCTGGGCGTACTCGTAAAAGGTGCCGTGTTAGGTGGTCTGGCAGGAAAAGTGAATCAGGAAAGTGCGCTGCCGACTGAAGAGGAAGGGCAGGTGAATGCGTAA
- a CDS encoding GbsR/MarR family transcriptional regulator, whose protein sequence is MDTKQERILEKAQERVIETLARNMDLYGITMSTGLLYGTLLFQDKSMTLDEMGEALGMSKTSMSTGVRTLMDLNMVEKIWKKGTRKDHYEINLDWYQNFIDLFSVKWRHACEQNGMSLKKSLQELRALQETEELTDEDKERVELSIERIENGLEYYHWLSRLIDSFESHDIFQFVPKKEIKS, encoded by the coding sequence ATGGATACCAAACAGGAAAGAATCCTCGAAAAAGCTCAGGAACGCGTGATCGAGACCCTTGCCCGAAACATGGATTTGTACGGCATTACCATGTCCACGGGGCTGTTGTACGGCACGTTGCTGTTTCAGGACAAGTCAATGACGCTCGATGAAATGGGAGAAGCGCTGGGAATGAGCAAGACCAGCATGAGTACCGGCGTTCGCACGTTGATGGACTTAAATATGGTAGAAAAGATATGGAAAAAAGGGACGCGTAAAGATCACTACGAGATCAATCTGGACTGGTATCAGAACTTCATTGATCTCTTTTCCGTGAAATGGAGACACGCCTGTGAGCAAAACGGCATGAGCCTGAAAAAGTCGCTGCAGGAGCTCCGTGCCCTTCAAGAAACCGAAGAGCTCACTGATGAAGACAAAGAACGTGTCGAGCTAAGCATCGAGCGTATCGAGAATGGACTGGAGTATTACCATTGGCTGTCCCGATTGATCGATTCTTTTGAGTCGCACGATATCTTTCAGTTTGTACCGAAAAAGGAAATTAAGTCATAA
- a CDS encoding cysteine hydrolase family protein, with product MNHTTALLVIDVQVGIVEGTPDHPNPVYAKESLVQTIQTLIDHARTRSIPVLYVQDLDVKDAGEEAFAIHPALSPAPHEPVIYKRATDSFHGTDLHEQLQALGVKHLVIVGCKTEYCVDSACRKATTLGYDVTLVRDAHSTTDNAALHAEQIIAHHNTCLHGLGNLDPFILVRPSEEDVLVPSHDSYR from the coding sequence ATGAATCACACAACCGCTCTGCTCGTTATCGATGTACAGGTAGGTATTGTTGAGGGCACACCCGACCATCCAAATCCGGTATATGCCAAAGAATCGCTGGTCCAAACGATTCAAACCTTGATCGACCACGCCCGCACAAGATCGATTCCGGTCTTGTACGTGCAGGATTTGGATGTCAAAGACGCAGGAGAAGAAGCCTTTGCGATCCATCCAGCGCTGTCTCCCGCTCCCCACGAGCCCGTCATTTACAAACGAGCGACTGATTCCTTTCACGGCACCGATCTGCACGAGCAGCTGCAAGCGCTTGGCGTCAAGCATCTCGTGATCGTCGGCTGCAAAACGGAATATTGCGTGGATAGCGCCTGCCGCAAAGCCACGACTCTCGGCTATGATGTTACGCTGGTACGGGACGCTCACTCGACGACAGACAATGCCGCATTGCATGCCGAGCAGATCATCGCTCATCACAACACTTGCCTTCACGGCTTGGGCAATCTCGATCCATTTATCTTGGTGCGCCCATCAGAGGAAGATGTGCTTGTTCCCAGCCACGACTCGTATCGATAA
- a CDS encoding YwbE family protein translates to MNGKNRKDIVAGLEVDIVLKQNQRTGKRTRGIVKDILTNSSTHPHGIKVRLTDGQVGRVQEIIKKGE, encoded by the coding sequence ATGAACGGAAAAAATCGAAAAGATATCGTAGCTGGGCTGGAAGTCGATATCGTATTGAAGCAAAATCAACGCACAGGGAAGCGAACGCGTGGTATCGTCAAAGATATTTTAACCAATTCCAGTACGCACCCGCACGGCATCAAAGTCCGTCTGACCGATGGACAGGTGGGAAGAGTGCAGGAGATTATCAAAAAAGGCGAATAA
- a CDS encoding diguanylate cyclase, with product MMKYRDALLTHIHKQLEAWFDLRGPLPHDELYRFLHSLKGTSGTIGLTDLSNLSQSLLDQLEAMPPKDWQPADWREFLLEFIALCYEHRSEQELLLDDAEQARENSYENQPLVLILDDDVTLLMYVKEYLEKRNWSVIATVHPHKALDYFHDMNPDCLILDLNIPETGGFQVMQTLSEKIKKQYVPTTVISVDCARETRLRAYRLGADDVMCKPLDMEELAVRLERQLYRKRWMNRILFLDELTGAYNRNSLLDTYQRLFGDAQRADSPLSLAFLDIDHFKKVNDTYGHLVGDDVLSRFASFLQSSAAKNDILFRYGGEEFILLMPQTTVKEAKHRMQQMLDAFCALTFDSANGPFSLSFSAGVVQITDAEKPLPYWLEVADNSLYRAKNSGRCRIEEAVLSETVDSPQIKLKVAIIDDDAMIRTMLAESVKTGFDGWIHADIHEFRDGEAFFQSDWHRGPEPYLVILDGIMPIMDGLEVLQRIRALPNTKRYTVIMLTGRTEEHDIVRALQLGADDYMTKPFSTKELEARIKRLVKRMV from the coding sequence ATGATGAAGTATAGAGATGCACTTTTGACCCATATTCACAAGCAGCTGGAGGCGTGGTTCGATCTTCGCGGACCACTCCCCCATGATGAATTATACCGCTTTCTTCATTCCTTAAAAGGAACCTCGGGAACGATCGGTCTCACCGATTTGTCGAATTTGTCCCAGAGCCTATTGGACCAACTGGAAGCAATGCCGCCAAAAGATTGGCAACCTGCTGATTGGCGCGAATTTTTGCTCGAGTTTATCGCACTTTGCTACGAACACCGGTCGGAACAAGAGCTGCTACTGGACGATGCGGAGCAGGCACGGGAAAACAGCTATGAGAACCAGCCTCTCGTCCTGATTTTGGATGATGACGTCACTTTGTTGATGTATGTAAAAGAATATTTAGAGAAGCGCAACTGGTCGGTCATTGCTACTGTTCACCCTCACAAGGCACTGGATTACTTTCATGACATGAATCCCGACTGTCTGATACTGGATTTAAATATTCCGGAAACGGGTGGCTTTCAGGTCATGCAGACGCTCAGTGAAAAAATCAAAAAACAGTACGTACCTACAACCGTAATAAGCGTGGACTGTGCGCGGGAAACGCGTTTGCGTGCCTACCGCCTGGGGGCGGATGACGTCATGTGCAAGCCACTCGATATGGAAGAGCTGGCTGTTCGGCTGGAACGTCAATTATACCGCAAACGCTGGATGAATCGGATCCTGTTTCTGGACGAGCTAACGGGTGCCTACAATCGCAACTCCCTTCTGGACACGTATCAACGGCTGTTCGGAGATGCGCAGCGGGCAGATTCTCCCCTGTCACTCGCCTTCCTGGATATCGATCATTTCAAAAAAGTGAACGATACATACGGCCATCTGGTCGGAGATGATGTCCTGAGCAGATTCGCTTCCTTTCTCCAGAGCAGTGCGGCCAAGAATGACATCCTGTTCCGTTACGGCGGAGAAGAGTTTATCCTTTTGATGCCTCAAACTACCGTGAAGGAAGCCAAGCATCGTATGCAGCAGATGCTGGATGCCTTTTGTGCACTGACATTTGACTCTGCAAACGGTCCCTTTTCCTTGAGCTTTTCCGCAGGTGTCGTACAGATCACAGACGCTGAAAAACCACTTCCTTATTGGCTGGAAGTAGCCGATAACTCTTTATATAGAGCCAAAAATTCGGGCCGATGCAGAATTGAGGAAGCCGTTCTGTCAGAAACGGTAGACTCTCCGCAAATCAAGCTCAAGGTCGCCATTATCGATGACGATGCGATGATCCGGACGATGCTGGCGGAGTCTGTGAAAACAGGCTTTGACGGATGGATTCACGCCGACATTCACGAATTTCGTGATGGCGAGGCCTTCTTCCAAAGTGACTGGCATCGCGGTCCTGAGCCATACCTTGTCATCTTGGACGGCATCATGCCGATCATGGACGGGCTGGAGGTCCTGCAGCGAATTCGAGCTCTGCCTAATACCAAGCGCTATACCGTCATCATGCTGACAGGCCGTACCGAAGAGCACGATATTGTGCGTGCCCTCCAATTGGGGGCGGATGATTACATGACCAAGCCCTTCAGTACCAAAGAATTGGAAGCGAGAATCAAGCGCCTGGTGAAACGAATGGTTTAG
- a CDS encoding response regulator transcription factor has translation MAHILLAEDEPVLRMLISDTLEDEGHQLDIACDGEEALQKIEQRQYDLIVLDYMMPKLTGYEVLVHMKQIPEKKNCKVMILSAKSQHAEQEKMRAAGADAFMPKPFSPMELVRVVEDMLA, from the coding sequence ATGGCACACATTTTACTTGCAGAAGACGAACCTGTCCTGCGCATGCTGATCAGCGATACGTTAGAGGATGAAGGGCACCAGCTTGATATCGCTTGCGATGGTGAGGAAGCCTTGCAAAAAATCGAGCAGCGTCAGTATGACCTGATCGTTCTGGATTACATGATGCCCAAGCTGACTGGCTACGAAGTATTAGTGCACATGAAACAGATCCCTGAAAAAAAGAATTGCAAAGTCATGATCCTCTCGGCAAAAAGCCAGCATGCCGAACAGGAAAAGATGCGTGCTGCAGGCGCGGATGCATTCATGCCCAAGCCCTTTAGCCCCATGGAATTGGTACGGGTCGTGGAGGACATGCTTGCATGA
- a CDS encoding ATP-binding protein, which produces MSELRQVLKKSITRRFTAMMLMFLSLLIAGAAIVLYTNYTAFSQYQTTLKASKEKQVLVEQIADHTNQIFFRARGYYAFLSPYEYNELFVEKEKLKQAISSFKRLPLTSEEQVVVTSIESFISNFFANVFPTASGYAKAGQYESLRNFSSSGVNQEVNNLITYASTYKKKNEQLLLQENRALFEDVTRQSLWFILYILVVLILSLWVTKRTTRDIGAPLERLSVEANRFSHGELPHFQDLHRVDEIGNLARSLDFLIRQIQIKEETLMAQNEELQAQQDELMMQQEELQEALAKMEDNERYLQKRNRLIQSLANTLDKQELLQSIVRNIVEVMDADKGIIVLLNADKDISSFGVSPLGVNQFLNGLEDGPLVRIRETRQPYVLTRESTEAERGYQEAASQTYELYLPVLQADQAVVACIVLSRIGRTLSELEKQMAIGLAKQISLSLDKLAMHEETEKQRQMTQDMLDTIQEGVQLIGINGVTLQVNRTFQELLSFPDRVSAQGIGLADYFKHMEGLTKDHEQLVSCVNATLSGHSEDKTHLIELTYPQVRYIQLYAEPLYRDQKKWGTLLVYRDITKEYEIDQMKSEFVSTVSHELRTPLASVLGFAELLLNKELKPERQNRYTTAIYQEARRLTALINDFLDLQRMESGRQTYERELVPIEQVVREIFGLYHVQSPLHSFELDLQTEKTVIEGDRDKLRQVIMNLVSNAVKYSPAGGCVRVVCRNEGNQLLVEVHDEGLGIPPEAIPHLFTKFYRVDNSDRREIGGTGLGLAIVQEIVHIHNGEIAVASESGHGSTFTVALPLPEQQPAAFNEPDSLETYPHSLHSNGNVVIIEDDVNLSELLRDELIGSGFTVYAFSHAAQALTAIEEITPDAVVLDLVLQDGEDGWKVIETMRENPKLRSIPIVISSAFEEKKKAFDLGAKGYLIKPYHPDTLSKAILLAVTSNDADGQIFIPDQIKE; this is translated from the coding sequence ATGAGTGAACTCAGACAGGTGTTGAAAAAAAGCATCACTAGGCGTTTTACCGCTATGATGCTTATGTTTTTATCGCTCCTGATTGCTGGAGCAGCCATCGTTCTATACACGAATTACACGGCCTTTTCCCAGTACCAGACGACACTGAAGGCTTCCAAGGAAAAGCAAGTACTCGTCGAGCAGATCGCCGATCACACCAATCAAATCTTTTTCCGAGCTCGCGGCTACTACGCCTTTTTGAGCCCATACGAGTACAATGAACTGTTTGTAGAGAAAGAAAAGCTCAAGCAAGCAATCTCGTCTTTTAAAAGGCTCCCGCTCACCTCTGAGGAGCAGGTCGTCGTTACCTCGATCGAGTCGTTCATTTCCAATTTCTTTGCAAACGTATTCCCGACCGCTTCTGGTTACGCCAAAGCTGGTCAGTACGAATCATTACGAAACTTTTCTTCCAGCGGAGTGAATCAGGAAGTCAATAATTTGATTACCTATGCCTCTACCTACAAGAAAAAGAACGAACAGCTGCTGTTGCAAGAAAACCGTGCCTTGTTTGAAGATGTGACGCGACAGAGTCTATGGTTCATCTTGTACATTCTGGTGGTGCTGATCCTTTCTCTCTGGGTCACCAAACGGACCACCCGTGACATCGGCGCTCCACTCGAACGCTTGTCTGTCGAAGCCAATCGTTTTTCGCATGGCGAGCTCCCCCACTTCCAAGACCTGCATCGCGTCGATGAAATCGGCAATCTCGCCCGATCCCTCGACTTTTTGATCCGGCAAATTCAGATCAAGGAAGAAACGCTGATGGCGCAAAATGAAGAGCTCCAAGCCCAGCAGGATGAGCTGATGATGCAACAGGAAGAACTGCAGGAAGCACTCGCCAAAATGGAGGACAATGAGCGATATCTACAAAAGAGAAACCGACTCATTCAATCCCTCGCGAATACGCTGGACAAGCAAGAATTGCTGCAAAGCATCGTTCGCAATATCGTCGAGGTGATGGATGCGGACAAAGGTATCATCGTCTTGTTGAATGCGGACAAGGACATCTCCAGCTTTGGGGTCTCTCCTCTGGGAGTGAATCAGTTTTTAAACGGGTTGGAAGACGGACCGCTCGTACGAATCCGGGAAACCAGGCAGCCTTATGTATTGACTCGGGAAAGCACAGAAGCGGAGCGCGGCTATCAGGAAGCGGCTTCTCAGACCTACGAGCTGTATTTGCCGGTCTTGCAGGCGGATCAGGCAGTGGTGGCATGCATTGTCCTCTCTCGCATTGGTCGCACCCTTTCCGAACTGGAAAAACAGATGGCTATAGGACTAGCCAAACAAATCTCGTTGTCTCTGGACAAGCTCGCCATGCACGAAGAAACCGAAAAACAACGCCAAATGACGCAGGACATGCTCGATACCATCCAGGAAGGCGTGCAACTGATCGGCATCAACGGCGTGACGCTGCAGGTGAATCGCACCTTCCAAGAACTGCTCAGCTTCCCTGATCGTGTGTCTGCGCAAGGCATTGGTCTTGCCGATTACTTCAAGCACATGGAAGGACTCACCAAAGACCACGAGCAGCTCGTCTCGTGCGTGAACGCGACTCTTTCCGGTCACAGTGAGGATAAGACCCATCTGATCGAACTCACCTATCCACAAGTCCGCTACATCCAGCTGTATGCGGAGCCTTTGTATCGGGATCAGAAAAAATGGGGCACCTTGCTCGTCTACCGTGATATTACAAAAGAATACGAAATTGACCAGATGAAGTCCGAATTCGTGAGTACGGTCAGTCATGAGCTGAGGACTCCACTCGCCAGCGTGCTTGGTTTTGCCGAGCTATTGTTGAACAAGGAATTAAAACCGGAACGTCAGAATCGCTATACGACGGCCATTTATCAGGAAGCGAGGCGACTCACTGCGCTGATCAATGATTTCCTCGACCTGCAACGCATGGAATCAGGGCGACAGACCTATGAAAGAGAATTGGTACCTATTGAACAGGTAGTCCGAGAAATTTTCGGGCTGTATCACGTCCAATCTCCTCTTCATTCGTTTGAGCTAGATCTGCAAACGGAGAAAACCGTGATTGAAGGAGACCGGGACAAGCTCCGTCAAGTAATCATGAACTTGGTGAGCAACGCTGTGAAATACTCTCCGGCAGGTGGGTGCGTGCGTGTGGTATGCCGAAATGAGGGGAATCAACTTCTAGTGGAGGTCCATGATGAGGGTTTGGGTATTCCTCCTGAAGCCATCCCCCACCTTTTCACCAAGTTTTACCGTGTCGATAATTCGGATCGTAGAGAAATCGGAGGCACTGGTCTTGGCCTTGCCATTGTTCAGGAGATTGTTCATATTCACAACGGGGAAATCGCTGTGGCGTCCGAGTCCGGCCATGGCAGTACCTTTACTGTCGCACTTCCCCTGCCGGAACAGCAGCCCGCTGCGTTCAATGAACCGGACAGTCTAGAGACGTATCCCCATTCCCTTCATTCAAACGGAAATGTCGTGATTATCGAAGACGATGTGAACCTCTCCGAGTTGTTGCGAGATGAATTAATCGGCTCTGGATTTACAGTGTATGCCTTTTCTCATGCTGCTCAGGCGCTGACTGCCATCGAAGAGATCACTCCTGATGCTGTCGTCTTGGATCTCGTCCTACAAGACGGAGAAGACGGGTGGAAGGTAATCGAAACCATGCGGGAAAATCCGAAGCTGCGTTCGATTCCGATCGTCATCTCAAGTGCCTTTGAGGAGAAGAAAAAAGCCTTTGACCTGGGTGCCAAAGGGTACTTGATCAAGCCGTATCATCCCGATACACTATCCAAAGCCATACTCCTTGCCGTCACCAGCAACGACGCGGACGGGCAGATCTTCATTCCCGATCAAATCAAAGAGTAG